AATCGTTGTCAATTGGTTTTTGAGAGCAGTGCATTCGCAATTTCTTGAAAAACGGGGGCTCCGTCGCTGGCGCCCTGCGCGTTCTCTGAAAGCACTACAATACTGTATCGCGGACTTTCGAGCGGAAAGAAGCCCGTGTACCAGCCCTGTACAATCTCTTTTTGGCCCTCAAACTGCCCGGTCTGGGCTGTTCCCGTTTTCACTCCGGCCCCGCCGAGCACCGGCTTGCCCTTTTTCGCTGTGCCGTCCTCTACCGCCGTTCCCATAAACTGGCGCAGCTGCGCCGCTGTATCCTGCGACATCACCCGTACGGATTCTGCCTGTTTCGCCGCCTCTACATACTGCAAATTTTCATCCACCAACCCCTGCACCAGGCTGGGCGGCGTATACAGCCCACCCGAGGCCACCGCGTTCATCAACCCTGCGATCTGCACCGGCGTTGCGGTCAGAACGCCTTGACCAAACGAAAAATTCGCCAGCGCACGCGGCGTCAGAAGCTCTTCCTTCTCTGGCAGGCTTCCCGCCGCGGACACATACCCCGGTGCTAAGGTCAGGCTCTGACCAAAGCCAAGCGACTTTGCCATATTGAGAAAGGTTTCATTCAGCACCTGCTGCATCAGCCGCACAAAATACGTGTTGCACGACTGCGCAATCGCGCCCTGCATATCCAGTGTACCGTGCGACTTGCCGTTATAGCAATGGAACACGCCCCCGCCTACCTCGATTCCGCCCGTACAGGTAAAGGTGGTGGTTGGTGAAACGCCGCTCTCGAGCGCCGCCGCCGCGGAAACCACCTTAAACACCGAGCCAACGCTGTAAGCGGAAATCGCACGGTTCAGCAGAGGGGAATCCGGGTTATCCAGCGCCGTCTGCAAATCATTCGGCGAAAAATCCGGCAGGCTCACCATCGCGCGGATTTTCCCACTCGGAACCTCCGTGACGACCACGGCTCCTTTTTTAAGGTATTTCTTCGCCGACCGCTCCGCCAGAGCCTGTATCTCAGCATCCAACGTCAGCACGACGCCTTTTTTATTTTTATTTGAGGTATCGGTCACTTCTTTGTTTTCTCCCGGCAGAATCCGGTTGACCGCGTCCACCCGGTAGCTGACCGTAATCTCTCCCGGATCACCAGACAGAAATTCTTGATACGCCTTTTCGATTCCCGCCACACCCGCGCCGCTCCCATCCAGATAGCCAATCACGTTGACGGCCGTTTGCCCATTTGCGGCATAGCGGCGGTTCGTTTCAAAGGTATCGATCCCCTCCGCTGAAACAGCCTTTGGCAGCCCCAGCAGAAACGGTTTTCCTTTGGTCAAAAGCGAATAGACCTCTTCCATCCGCTCACGGGTCAAAACATCGGCCAGTGCGGAGGCCGACTCCGGCGTGGGGTTGACCACAGCCGTGTATCCTTTCTCTGTCCCCGTGAGCGGGTTCAGCTTTGTGTCGTATATGGTGCCGCGGCCCGAGGCCACCGTCAGCCGGTAGCTGCTTTGGCGGTCGGCGGTTTCGGCCAGCTGACTGCCCGTAGCAATGCGGTACAGGTTCATCAGCAGCAAAAACATGCAGATCATAAAAACAGAAAAAA
Above is a window of Faecalispora anaeroviscerum DNA encoding:
- a CDS encoding peptidoglycan D,D-transpeptidase FtsI family protein; translated protein: MSKRVAAFFSVFMICMFLLLMNLYRIATGSQLAETADRQSSYRLTVASGRGTIYDTKLNPLTGTEKGYTAVVNPTPESASALADVLTRERMEEVYSLLTKGKPFLLGLPKAVSAEGIDTFETNRRYAANGQTAVNVIGYLDGSGAGVAGIEKAYQEFLSGDPGEITVSYRVDAVNRILPGENKEVTDTSNKNKKGVVLTLDAEIQALAERSAKKYLKKGAVVVTEVPSGKIRAMVSLPDFSPNDLQTALDNPDSPLLNRAISAYSVGSVFKVVSAAAALESGVSPTTTFTCTGGIEVGGGVFHCYNGKSHGTLDMQGAIAQSCNTYFVRLMQQVLNETFLNMAKSLGFGQSLTLAPGYVSAAGSLPEKEELLTPRALANFSFGQGVLTATPVQIAGLMNAVASGGLYTPPSLVQGLVDENLQYVEAAKQAESVRVMSQDTAAQLRQFMGTAVEDGTAKKGKPVLGGAGVKTGTAQTGQFEGQKEIVQGWYTGFFPLESPRYSIVVLSENAQGASDGAPVFQEIANALLSKTN